The Rissa tridactyla isolate bRisTri1 chromosome 16, bRisTri1.patW.cur.20221130, whole genome shotgun sequence genome includes a window with the following:
- the TMEM51 gene encoding transmembrane protein 51, producing MAQSRANGSHYALTAIGLGMLVLGIIMAVWNLVPGFGPTAKPAAHGGNSSKPDRGTGGILKSKTFSVAYVLVGAGVLLLLLSICLNIRDKKRQSEDIPRIQHQASVEPSHQEDSQEEDEDVSSQYYVPSYEEVMNTGYSEPRDSDRSNRMSVSLPSYESLTGLEEGTQPPGAAGTEPSTERQPGRHSSRLSKRLKPLKVRRIKSEKLHLKDIRLNLSEGNSTAPITIEPLTPPPKYEEIQEKAPESQQRGNL from the exons ATGGCCCAGTCCCGGGCCAATGGCTCACACTACGCCCTGACGGCCAtagggctggggatgctggtcCTTGGCATCATCATGGCCGTCTGGAACCTCGTCCCCGGCTTCGGCCCCACCGCCAAACCCGCTGCCCACGGCGGCAACAGCAGCAAGCCCGACCGTGGCACCGGGGGCATTTTGAAGAGCAAGACCTTCTCGGTGGCGTACGTGTTGGTGGGAGCGGgcgtgctgctgctcctgctctccatCTGCCTCAACATCCGCGACAAGAAGAGGCAGAGCGAAGACATCCCGCGCATCCAGCACCAGGCGTCGGTGGAGCCCTCGCACCAGGAGGACAG TCAAGAAGAGGACGAAGATGTGTCTTCCCAGTACTACGTCCCCAGCTACGAGGAGGTGATGAACACGGGCTACTCTGAGCCCAGGGACTCGGACAGGAGCAACAGGATGAGCGTCTCCCTGCCCTCCTACGAGTCGCTgacggggctggaggagggcacCCAGCCGCCGGGCGCTGCTGGCACCGAGCCCAGCACGGAGAGACAGCCCGGCCGGCACAGCTCGCGTCTGAGCAAGCGCCTGAAGCCGCTGAAGGTCCGGAGGATCAAGTCAGAGAAGCTGCACCTGAAGGACATCAGGCTGAACCTCTCGGAGGGGAACAGCACCGCCCCCATCACGATAGAGCCACTGACCCCGCCGCCCAAGTACGAGGAGATCCAGGAGAAAGCACCAGAGAGCCAGCAAAGAGGGAATCTGTGA